From a region of the Paenibacillus sp. R14(2021) genome:
- a CDS encoding zinc ribbon domain-containing protein, which produces MMNTIATSIVLILAGGLVAIMIYVIKLSSDDSGKQSELKQFVEALFGGSSARQEQSAEQESAAARLPDDANPFQEPCPACGEIVTHRDVDCPSCGLRLV; this is translated from the coding sequence ATGATGAATACGATTGCAACCAGTATTGTCCTAATTCTTGCGGGCGGGCTTGTCGCAATCATGATCTATGTCATAAAGCTGTCGTCAGACGATTCCGGCAAGCAGTCGGAGCTGAAGCAGTTCGTGGAGGCGCTGTTCGGCGGCTCTTCCGCTCGCCAGGAGCAGTCGGCGGAGCAGGAAAGCGCCGCTGCCCGGCTGCCGGACGATGCCAATCCCTTTCAAGAGCCCTGCCCGGCCTGCGGCGAGATCGTTACGCACCGGGATGTTGACTGTCCGAGCTGCGGGCTGCGGCTCGTTTAA
- a CDS encoding TVP38/TMEM64 family protein translates to MTIFETWMRQLKNMDLAHLQRTLESYSAYGPLPGILLPLAEAFIPVLPLLVFVAANANIYGLWLGSLYSWLGVCSGSLLLFWLSRRLGGHFSGWLRHKFKRADKLLGYIEHKGFTPIFLFACFPFSPSALINVISGLSSIPFRSFVLAILLGKAVMIFMVSLLSFNIGDLLQEPWRIAAALALLVVMWFGGKKLEARYQLK, encoded by the coding sequence ATGACCATCTTCGAAACTTGGATGCGCCAGCTGAAAAACATGGATTTGGCGCATTTGCAGCGGACGCTGGAGAGCTACTCGGCTTACGGCCCACTTCCCGGCATTCTGCTTCCGCTTGCTGAAGCCTTTATCCCCGTGCTGCCGCTTCTTGTTTTCGTTGCCGCAAACGCCAATATCTACGGCCTATGGCTGGGATCGCTGTATTCCTGGTTAGGGGTCTGCTCCGGATCTCTTCTGCTGTTCTGGCTTTCGCGCAGACTCGGCGGGCATTTCAGCGGCTGGCTGCGGCACAAATTCAAGCGGGCGGACAAATTACTCGGTTATATCGAGCATAAGGGCTTTACGCCGATCTTTCTGTTTGCCTGCTTCCCCTTCTCGCCTTCTGCGCTCATTAACGTGATTTCCGGCTTAAGCAGCATTCCGTTTCGTTCCTTCGTGCTTGCCATACTGCTTGGCAAGGCCGTTATGATCTTCATGGTTTCTCTCCTCAGCTTCAACATTGGAGACCTGCTTCAAGAGCCTTGGCGCATCGCGGCCGCGCTTGCGCTGCTCGTCGTCATGTGGTTCGGAGGCAAGAAGCTGGAGGCCCGGTATCAGCTCAAATAA
- a CDS encoding MFS transporter — protein sequence MTTIKLRLFGREMILFAVILLLVEFVRGAALISFLPIYGEKSLGLSLDIIGIAVTAHYLTDTVLKMVIGYLLDRFSIRFIVHIGLLASLTGIFLIPFAEQPWLFITAAALYGVGISPIWIVCLTKVSPDRRAMQMGFLYTIWFIGIGAGPIASNLLMDHSRSMTYYLLLIMVLLSWLLALFITNKRASEAAPTLPLREQYAILKERLRNMRLLLPGMVLQTMGAGMLVPVLPSFAEDQLGMNGAQYSMLLLAGGVFTVIGLIPLGRLSDILGGKKWFLVLGFGFIGVALYLLSLAPPLWECMLLTAILGLSYATLLPAWNALLANYVPPAQQGLGWGIFSTVEGIGGMIGPVLGGTLALWQGQSAVLWYSGIMYAVIALFYIWFPFRAFHDNHGHR from the coding sequence GTGACCACCATCAAACTACGTCTGTTTGGCCGGGAAATGATTCTCTTCGCGGTCATTCTGCTGCTTGTCGAATTCGTCCGCGGTGCCGCGCTGATCAGCTTCCTGCCGATCTACGGCGAGAAATCGCTCGGCTTATCGCTTGATATTATCGGCATCGCCGTCACGGCGCATTACTTGACGGATACCGTACTCAAAATGGTCATCGGCTACTTGCTCGACCGCTTCTCCATTCGGTTCATCGTCCATATCGGGCTGCTCGCTTCATTAACCGGCATCTTCCTGATTCCTTTCGCCGAACAGCCCTGGCTGTTTATTACGGCCGCAGCGCTCTACGGCGTCGGCATTTCGCCGATCTGGATCGTCTGCTTGACTAAGGTTTCGCCCGATCGGCGGGCAATGCAGATGGGTTTCCTGTACACGATCTGGTTCATCGGAATCGGCGCCGGTCCGATCGCAAGCAACCTGCTCATGGATCACAGCCGATCAATGACTTACTATCTGCTCCTGATTATGGTGCTGCTGAGCTGGCTGCTCGCGCTCTTTATCACGAACAAACGGGCATCCGAAGCAGCGCCTACCCTTCCGCTTCGGGAGCAGTATGCCATTCTGAAAGAACGGCTTCGCAATATGCGTCTTCTGCTGCCCGGCATGGTGCTGCAGACGATGGGCGCAGGCATGCTTGTACCCGTGCTGCCGAGCTTTGCCGAGGATCAGCTCGGCATGAACGGCGCGCAATACTCCATGCTGCTGCTCGCCGGCGGGGTATTCACCGTAATTGGTCTCATTCCGCTTGGGCGCCTGTCCGACATCCTCGGGGGGAAGAAATGGTTTCTCGTGCTCGGCTTCGGCTTTATCGGCGTCGCCCTCTACTTGCTGTCCCTTGCGCCGCCGCTCTGGGAGTGCATGCTGCTTACAGCCATATTGGGGCTTTCCTATGCCACGCTGCTGCCTGCTTGGAATGCACTGCTCGCAAACTATGTGCCTCCTGCGCAGCAGGGGCTCGGGTGGGGAATATTCTCCACCGTGGAGGGCATCGGCGGCATGATCGGACCCGTCCTCGGCGGCACGCTCGCACTGTGGCAAGGACAATCCGCGGTACTCTGGTACAGCGGCATTATGTATGCGGTTATTGCACTATTCTATATTTGGTTTCCGTTCCGTGCGTTTCATGATAACCACGGCCATCGGTGA
- a CDS encoding glycosyltransferase codes for MKIMILYASYGDGHLQAARAISDAIIDHRLGEPLLVDLLAEAHPWINAMTRRVYMKSYSLMPNLYGWLYDVTKPMKHDSLFANWLHSFGRDRLRRLLLQERPDAVIHTFPLLAMPALKQQIGLHIPTCTVVTDFDLHRRWVHPDIDRYYVPTEDMKHELSALGIPERRICVSGIPLKRGFRSASVDPDCRLRYGFSALSPVVLVMAGAQGTLPGIADMILPLLGNPELTVAVVCGRNEALAASLCAQFAEACASGQLRIFGYVEAMHELMTLAACIVTKPGGVTLAESLSLGLPIFAYQPVPGQERNNALYLQRKAVAVLIHSPAQLESEIMKLIHDPVRLTHHRVRARKLQEKDAANTIALDFCSSLLIMGKTSARP; via the coding sequence ATGAAGATCATGATTCTGTATGCCTCTTACGGCGACGGGCATCTGCAAGCAGCCCGGGCTATAAGCGACGCCATTATCGACCATCGCCTTGGAGAGCCGCTTCTAGTCGATCTCCTTGCCGAGGCGCATCCCTGGATTAATGCCATGACCCGGCGGGTCTACATGAAGAGCTACTCGCTGATGCCGAACCTTTACGGCTGGCTGTATGATGTGACCAAGCCGATGAAACACGACTCCCTGTTCGCCAACTGGCTTCATTCCTTCGGCCGCGACCGGCTTCGCCGGTTGCTGCTTCAAGAACGCCCCGATGCGGTTATCCATACCTTCCCTCTGCTTGCCATGCCCGCCCTTAAACAACAGATCGGCCTGCATATCCCGACTTGTACCGTCGTCACCGATTTCGATCTGCACAGGCGCTGGGTTCATCCCGACATCGACCGCTATTACGTCCCTACCGAAGATATGAAGCACGAGCTCAGCGCGCTCGGCATTCCCGAACGCCGTATTTGCGTCAGCGGCATTCCGCTCAAACGCGGCTTCCGGTCCGCTTCCGTTGATCCAGACTGCCGCCTGCGTTACGGCTTCTCTGCCCTCAGCCCGGTTGTGCTCGTCATGGCCGGCGCCCAAGGCACGCTTCCCGGCATTGCCGATATGATTTTGCCGCTGTTGGGGAATCCTGAGCTTACCGTTGCCGTCGTCTGCGGTCGCAACGAAGCGCTCGCCGCTTCGCTGTGCGCCCAATTCGCCGAGGCATGCGCCAGCGGCCAGCTGCGGATATTCGGTTACGTCGAAGCGATGCATGAGCTTATGACGCTTGCTGCCTGCATCGTCACGAAACCCGGCGGCGTTACGCTCGCGGAATCGCTCTCGCTGGGACTGCCGATTTTCGCATACCAGCCTGTTCCGGGTCAAGAACGTAACAACGCGCTCTATTTGCAGCGGAAAGCGGTCGCGGTCTTAATTCACTCGCCGGCGCAGCTGGAGAGCGAAATTATGAAACTCATTCATGATCCCGTTCGTTTAACCCATCATAGGGTCCGTGCGCGCAAGCTCCAGGAGAAGGATGCGGCGAATACCATCGCCTTGGATTTTTGTTCCAGCTTGCTTATAATGGGAAAGACATCAGCCCGCCCGTGA
- the ilvA gene encoding threonine ammonia-lyase IlvA, producing MGNERNYEALTVGLTEIAQAQMHVKEVSARTPLQHNRVLSERYGCNVLLKREDLQVVRSFKLRGAYHLIKSLPEERLMRGVVCASAGNHAQGVAYSCQTLGIPGKIYMPSTTPRQKVNQVAFFGGPNVEIILIGDTFDDAFNEALAASRKDDLAFIHPFDDPKIIAGNGTIGKEIMEAVESAPDFVFVTIGGGGLAAGVGAYVKAVSPGTKLIGIEPEGAPSMRASLDAGEVQTLETIDKFVDGAAVKRVGDLTFRMCRELLDDIVIVPEGKTCTAMLALYNENAIVAEPAGALPIAALDLYREQIAGKTVVCVVSGGNNDVDRMQEIKERSLVFEGLMHYFMVSFPQRAGSLREFLDEVLGSEDDITRFEYTKKHNKDKAPALVGIELKNRQDYEPLIQRMNNKGISYLELNKDPVLFNLLI from the coding sequence ATGGGAAACGAACGTAACTACGAGGCGCTGACAGTGGGGCTGACCGAGATTGCGCAGGCTCAAATGCACGTGAAGGAAGTATCCGCGCGCACGCCGCTGCAGCATAACCGCGTGCTGTCCGAGCGCTACGGCTGCAATGTGCTGCTGAAGCGCGAGGATCTGCAGGTCGTCCGTTCCTTTAAGCTGCGCGGCGCCTATCATCTCATCAAGTCGCTGCCGGAAGAGCGGCTGATGCGCGGCGTTGTCTGCGCAAGCGCGGGCAACCATGCGCAGGGCGTCGCATATTCCTGCCAAACGCTCGGCATCCCCGGCAAGATCTATATGCCTAGCACGACGCCGCGCCAGAAGGTCAACCAGGTCGCTTTCTTCGGCGGTCCGAACGTGGAAATTATTCTGATCGGCGACACGTTCGACGACGCGTTCAATGAAGCTCTTGCGGCCAGCCGCAAGGACGATCTTGCCTTCATCCACCCATTCGATGATCCCAAAATCATTGCCGGCAACGGCACCATCGGCAAAGAAATCATGGAGGCGGTGGAATCGGCGCCGGATTTCGTCTTCGTCACGATAGGCGGAGGCGGTCTTGCAGCCGGTGTCGGCGCGTATGTCAAAGCGGTGTCTCCAGGGACGAAGTTGATCGGCATAGAGCCCGAAGGCGCGCCGTCCATGCGTGCATCGCTGGATGCCGGAGAGGTCCAGACGCTGGAGACGATCGATAAATTCGTCGACGGCGCGGCCGTCAAACGGGTAGGTGATTTGACCTTCCGCATGTGCCGCGAGCTGCTTGACGATATCGTGATCGTTCCCGAGGGTAAAACCTGCACCGCCATGCTTGCGCTCTACAACGAGAACGCGATTGTTGCAGAGCCGGCAGGCGCCCTGCCGATTGCCGCCCTTGATCTGTACCGCGAACAAATTGCCGGGAAGACCGTCGTCTGCGTGGTAAGCGGCGGCAATAACGACGTCGACCGGATGCAGGAAATCAAGGAGCGCTCCCTTGTCTTCGAAGGGTTGATGCATTATTTCATGGTCAGCTTCCCGCAGCGGGCCGGCTCTCTCCGTGAATTTTTGGACGAGGTACTGGGGTCGGAAGACGACATCACAAGGTTCGAATACACGAAGAAGCATAACAAGGATAAAGCCCCTGCGCTGGTCGGCATCGAGCTGAAGAACCGCCAGGATTATGAACCGCTAATCCAGCGCATGAACAACAAAGGCATCAGCTACTTGGAGCTGAACAAGGACCCCGTGTTATTCAATCTGCTGATTTGA
- a CDS encoding DUF2238 domain-containing protein, producing MGNKPFLGHYGLYAIIVFFAICWTLLAFHPYSVFDWWLENLLTLASLAGLAASYRWFRFSNSSYFLIMIFIVMHTIGAHFAYNTTPIDRFLNLLFHFERQNYDRVVHFAFGLLIAYPVYEVIVRLTSMRRGWAHIAVPWLILGFGAYYELIEMWVALIVSPEKGAMFLGSQGDPWDAQHDMEVALYGASIAMLAAFLFRRRR from the coding sequence ATGGGAAACAAGCCGTTTCTTGGTCATTACGGACTGTATGCTATTATCGTGTTTTTTGCAATTTGCTGGACGCTGCTCGCGTTCCATCCTTACAGCGTTTTCGATTGGTGGCTTGAGAATCTGCTGACCTTAGCCTCGCTGGCTGGCTTGGCTGCAAGCTATCGTTGGTTCCGCTTCAGTAATAGCTCTTATTTCCTAATCATGATCTTCATCGTCATGCACACGATCGGCGCGCATTTTGCGTACAACACGACACCGATAGATCGCTTCTTAAACCTATTGTTTCATTTTGAACGTCAAAACTACGACCGCGTCGTCCACTTTGCTTTCGGCCTGCTCATTGCCTACCCCGTCTATGAGGTCATCGTCCGATTGACGAGTATGCGCAGAGGCTGGGCGCATATCGCCGTGCCATGGCTCATTCTTGGCTTCGGCGCGTACTATGAGCTGATCGAAATGTGGGTCGCGCTTATTGTTTCCCCTGAGAAAGGAGCCATGTTTCTCGGCAGCCAGGGCGATCCGTGGGATGCCCAGCACGATATGGAGGTTGCGCTTTACGGCGCATCTATTGCGATGCTGGCTGCGTTTCTGTTTCGCCGGCGGCGATAG
- a CDS encoding PPK2 family polyphosphate kinase, translating into MLENYRLNEKRKLSLSNIDPEDTAGIADKDEIADAFDELKDKLEEHQERLYASKRNGVLILFQGMDCSGKDGVIKKVLAGLNPQGFRAESFKKPTPDEASHDFLWRTHKVAPPKGTISAFNRSYYEEVLITRVHGVIDNKEASKRLKHIVHFEKMLSDSGITVIKIFLHISPDFQLKKIHERMENPEKLWKFDPSDLEERRYWPAYQKAYEQAFKATSTKRCPWYIVPANNRWFRDYLVLRIVESAMNSLHLTYPDVDMSQFPSIAAGETETQPASQ; encoded by the coding sequence ATGCTGGAGAACTACCGACTAAACGAGAAACGCAAGCTGTCCCTCTCGAACATTGATCCCGAGGATACGGCAGGCATTGCAGATAAAGACGAGATCGCGGACGCGTTCGACGAACTGAAGGACAAGCTTGAGGAGCATCAGGAGAGGCTTTATGCAAGCAAGCGAAACGGCGTGCTGATCCTCTTTCAAGGCATGGATTGCAGCGGGAAAGACGGCGTCATCAAGAAGGTGCTTGCCGGGCTCAATCCGCAGGGGTTCCGGGCAGAGAGCTTCAAGAAGCCGACGCCCGATGAAGCATCCCATGATTTTCTGTGGCGGACGCATAAGGTCGCCCCGCCCAAAGGCACGATCTCGGCCTTCAACCGCTCCTACTACGAGGAGGTCCTCATCACGCGCGTGCACGGTGTCATCGACAACAAAGAAGCGTCCAAGCGGCTCAAGCATATTGTTCATTTCGAGAAAATGCTAAGTGACAGCGGTATTACGGTCATTAAGATTTTCCTTCATATCTCGCCGGATTTTCAGCTCAAAAAAATTCATGAGCGTATGGAAAATCCCGAAAAGCTGTGGAAATTCGATCCCAGCGACCTCGAGGAGCGCCGTTACTGGCCCGCCTACCAGAAGGCATACGAGCAGGCGTTCAAAGCGACTTCCACCAAACGCTGTCCTTGGTATATTGTCCCTGCGAATAACCGCTGGTTCCGCGACTACCTCGTGCTCCGCATTGTAGAGTCGGCGATGAATTCACTCCACCTAACGTATCCCGACGTCGACATGAGCCAGTTCCCGTCTATCGCCGCCGGCGAAACAGAAACGCAGCCAGCATCGCAATAG
- a CDS encoding histidine phosphatase family protein produces MITRILLIRHGDSSPMVSVDRERGLTEQGHETVRRMTEELRDVSIDAVVSSPYVRALMTVQGIADERGLSVATFEDLRERQLYGSDALLPSDAFYHAVRRSFDDHDVVLEGGESFREAQLRAVPVIRDMVSVYRGRTVAVGTHGNIMTMILHAFDERFGWEFWRQLTMPDVYAMTFEGDELQGVERLWSPSIGR; encoded by the coding sequence ATGATTACCCGCATTTTGCTTATTCGGCACGGCGATTCTTCTCCTATGGTCAGCGTGGACCGCGAGCGAGGCTTGACCGAGCAAGGCCATGAGACGGTGCGGCGCATGACCGAGGAACTGCGCGATGTATCAATTGACGCAGTCGTTTCCAGTCCATATGTCAGGGCATTAATGACCGTTCAGGGCATTGCTGACGAACGGGGGTTGTCTGTCGCGACCTTCGAGGACTTGAGAGAACGGCAGCTATACGGCTCGGATGCCTTATTGCCTTCGGATGCTTTTTATCATGCGGTCAGACGTTCTTTCGACGATCATGATGTCGTGCTGGAGGGCGGAGAGTCTTTCAGGGAAGCCCAGCTTCGTGCTGTGCCGGTGATTCGCGATATGGTGAGCGTTTACCGGGGAAGGACCGTTGCCGTCGGCACGCATGGCAATATCATGACCATGATCCTGCATGCGTTCGATGAACGCTTCGGCTGGGAGTTCTGGCGTCAGTTGACGATGCCGGATGTGTACGCCATGACGTTCGAGGGCGATGAACTACAGGGGGTGGAACGACTATGGAGCCCGTCTATCGGGAGATGA
- a CDS encoding GNAT family N-acetyltransferase, whose translation MEPVYREMMLSDYEACYALWSATSGMALSDADSPEAIDRYLQRNPGCSFVCESGGRLLGTLLGGHDGRRGYIYHAAVALDQRGQGIGGQLVRRSLDNLRKAGIQKCHLFVIEDNEIGSRFWAHSGWERRDGILLYSAAT comes from the coding sequence ATGGAGCCCGTCTATCGGGAGATGATGTTGTCCGACTATGAAGCTTGTTACGCACTCTGGTCCGCAACGAGCGGCATGGCTTTAAGTGATGCGGATTCGCCTGAAGCGATCGACCGGTATTTGCAGCGCAATCCCGGCTGCAGCTTCGTCTGCGAAAGCGGCGGCAGGCTGCTCGGCACCCTATTGGGCGGTCATGACGGCCGAAGGGGCTACATTTATCACGCGGCTGTTGCTTTAGACCAACGCGGTCAAGGTATCGGCGGGCAGTTGGTCAGGCGGAGTTTGGACAATCTTCGCAAAGCAGGAATCCAAAAATGTCATTTGTTCGTTATAGAAGATAACGAGATCGGCAGCCGCTTCTGGGCCCATTCAGGCTGGGAGAGGCGGGATGGGATTTTGTTGTATTCGGCAGCTACGTAG